A window of the Lactuca sativa cultivar Salinas chromosome 5, Lsat_Salinas_v11, whole genome shotgun sequence genome harbors these coding sequences:
- the LOC111877010 gene encoding G-type lectin S-receptor-like serine/threonine-protein kinase CES101 isoform X1, whose amino-acid sequence MNILIIFTILCTILIINSFPATGVSTIKAGDQLNLTTSQLVSPGGNFTLGFFNTTNYRYIGIWYTNDETYKVWVANPSTPIISSSGVLMIDPNTGKLIIATGGTTLVNISDNQSSPDSNIAATLQDTGNFQLKNETDNRTLWQSFDYPTNVLLPGMKLGSDLRTGKNWNLTSWLSNDIADFGVFTLSWEPTDEASQRLMIRRRGQPYWTSGNLNNQTFPYMPALNSPFSKYQYNLSYVYTDEERSFSFHGINGVQPMWFLTPGGRVQDADNFAVWTPEFCYGYDSGDGCVADSNTIDQCRDENDKFNWLNGDFAPMTSSSYDDNSSLSMSDCMVRCWNDCSCLGFTTSSNGTGCITWTGAKSVDNFSISPTGSAVLKYVLISPIPIISPNPSKGNAKNWIWAPIVASIILLLFSAGLLWYLKKNKLRREEEKRQKRDDEYFLELIASDSFKDASNLESNGRKGSDLMVFSFATIVTATNDFASENKLGEGGFGPVYKGKLGDEQEIAIKRLSRTSGQGLVEFKNELILIAKLQHTNLVRVLGCCIRGEEKMLIYEYMPNKSLDFFLFDETRKTLLEWPKRWNIIEGVAQGLLYLHKYSRMRVIHRDLKASNVLLDESMNPKISDFGMARIFKQNETEAITNRVVGTYGYMSPEYAMEGTFSVKSDVFSFGVLTLEIVSGRRNTSFSYLDKTVNLIGYAWELWLKGDALVLEDPTLADSHVIHQLLRTIHVALLCVQENALDRPEMSDVISMLNNDTMSLPFPKQPAFFIGRSASKSTSVERKLEDYSVNDMTITVMKAR is encoded by the exons ATGAATATTCTAATCATCTTCACAATTCTATGTACGATCCTAATCATAAACAGTTTTCCGGCCACCGGTGTTTCAACTATCAAAGCTGGCGACCAACTCAACCTCACTACGTCTCAGCTTGTTTCCCCGGGTGGCAACTTCACGTTAGGGTTCTTTAACACCACAAACTACAGATATATAGGAATTTGGTATACCAACGATGAAACTTACAAAGTATGGGTAGCCAACCCATCCACACCGATCATATCCAGCTCTGGTGTCCTCATGATCGATCCAAACACCGGAAAATTGATCATCGCCACTGGAGGAACAACACTTGTAAACATATCCGACAATCAATCCAGTCCTGATTCTAATATTGCAGCAACTCTCCAAGACACGGGTAATTTCCAGCTGAAAAACGAAACTGACAACCGGACTCTCTGGCAGAGTTTTGATTATCCAACCAACGTTCTTTTACCAGGTATGAAACTTGGGTCGGACCTTAGAACGGGAAAGAACTGGAACTTAACTTCTTGGTTGAGCAATGATATTGCTGATTTCGGTGTTTTTACTTTGAGCTGGGAACCAACTGATGAAGCATCTCAGAGATTAATGATTCGAAGACGAGGTCAACCCTACTGGACTAGTGGGAATCTAAATAATCAAACATTTCCATACATGCCAGCTTTGAATAGTCCATTTAGCAAATACCAGTACAATCTCAGTTATGTATACACTGACGAAGAGAGGTCCTTTAGTTTCCATGGAATCAATGGCGTTCAACCCATGTGGTTTTTGACTCCAGGTGGCCGAGTTCAAGATGCGGATAACTTTGCAGTTTGGACTCCTGAATTCTGTTATGGGTATGATTCGGGTGACGGGTGTGTGGCAGATTCTAATACGATTGATCAGTGTAGGGATGAGAATGATAAATTTAATTGGTTGAATGGGGATTTTGCACCTATGACGAGCAGCTCGTATGATGACAATTCAAGCCTAAGTATGAGCGATTGTATGGTGAGGTGCTGGAATGATTGTAGCTGTCTTGGGTTTACCACAAGTAGCAATGGAACTGGTTGTATTACATGGACTGGAGCTAAATCAGTCGATAACTTTTCAATCAGTCCAACAGGGAGTGCTGTATTAAAGTATGTTTTAATTTCTCCAATTCCGATAATTTCTCCGAATCCAAGTAAAG GAAATGCTAAAAACTGGATCTGGGCACCCATTGTTGCTTCCATTATTTTACTTCTCTTTTCTGCTGGTCTACTGTGGTATCTAAAGAAGAATAAGCTTAGACGAGAAG AGGAAAAGAGACAAAAGAGAGACGACGAATATTTCTTGGAGCTAATAGCTTCTGACAGCTTCAAGGATGCAAGTAATCTTGAAAGTAATGGCAGAAAAGGAAGTGACTTGATGGTGTTCAGCTTTGCTACCATAGTGACAGCCACAAACGACTTTGCAAGTGAAAATAAGCTCGGGGAGGGTGGTTTTGGACCTGTTTATAAG GGGAAACTTGGTGATGAACAGGAAATTGCAATTAAAAGGCTTTCAAGAACATCGGGACAAGGGCTTGTTGAATTCAAAAATGAACTCATTCTTATTGCCAAACTTCAACATACAAATCTTGTTCGGGTTCTAGGTTGTTGCATCCGTGGAGAAGAAAAAATGCTGATTTATGAGTACATGCCGAACAAGAGCTTGGATTTCTTTCTCTTTG ATGAAACAAGAAAGACACTGCTAGAGTGGCCGAAACGATGGAACATCATTGAAGGGGTTGCTCAAGGGTTGCTTTACTTACATAAATACTCGAGAATGCGAGTTATTCACAGGGATCTAAAAGCAAGTAATGTTTTGTTGGATGAAAGTATGAATCCCAAAATTTCTGATTTTGGTATGGCGAGAATCTTCAAACAAAATGAGACCGAAGCAATTACCAATAGGGTGGTTGGAACATA TGGTTACATGTCTCCCGAGTATGCAATGGAAGGAACTTTCTCGGTGAAATCTGATGTCTTCAGCTTTGGAGTCTTAACCTTAGAAATTGTCAGCGGAAGAAGAAATACAAGCTTCTCCTATCTTGACAAAACCGTCAATCTTATCGGATAC GCATGGGAGCTATGGCTAAAAGGGGATGCATTGGTGTTAGAGGACCCAACTCTAGCAGATTCTCATGTCATACACCAATTATTAAGGACTATACATGTGGCACTTCTCTGCGTACAAGAAAACGCGTTGGATAGACCAGAGATGTCGGACGTGATCTCTATGCTTAACAATGACACAATGTCATTACCTTTCCCAAAGCAGCCAGCATTCTTCATTGGCAGAAGTGCCTCGAAGTCAACTTCAGTTGAAAGAAAGTTAGAGGACTATTCTGTAAACGATATGACCATTACAGTAATGAAGGCTCGATAA
- the LOC111877010 gene encoding G-type lectin S-receptor-like serine/threonine-protein kinase CES101 isoform X2 — protein MIDPNTGKLIIATGGTTLVNISDNQSSPDSNIAATLQDTGNFQLKNETDNRTLWQSFDYPTNVLLPGMKLGSDLRTGKNWNLTSWLSNDIADFGVFTLSWEPTDEASQRLMIRRRGQPYWTSGNLNNQTFPYMPALNSPFSKYQYNLSYVYTDEERSFSFHGINGVQPMWFLTPGGRVQDADNFAVWTPEFCYGYDSGDGCVADSNTIDQCRDENDKFNWLNGDFAPMTSSSYDDNSSLSMSDCMVRCWNDCSCLGFTTSSNGTGCITWTGAKSVDNFSISPTGSAVLKYVLISPIPIISPNPSKGNAKNWIWAPIVASIILLLFSAGLLWYLKKNKLRREEEKRQKRDDEYFLELIASDSFKDASNLESNGRKGSDLMVFSFATIVTATNDFASENKLGEGGFGPVYKGKLGDEQEIAIKRLSRTSGQGLVEFKNELILIAKLQHTNLVRVLGCCIRGEEKMLIYEYMPNKSLDFFLFDETRKTLLEWPKRWNIIEGVAQGLLYLHKYSRMRVIHRDLKASNVLLDESMNPKISDFGMARIFKQNETEAITNRVVGTYGYMSPEYAMEGTFSVKSDVFSFGVLTLEIVSGRRNTSFSYLDKTVNLIGYAWELWLKGDALVLEDPTLADSHVIHQLLRTIHVALLCVQENALDRPEMSDVISMLNNDTMSLPFPKQPAFFIGRSASKSTSVERKLEDYSVNDMTITVMKAR, from the exons ATGATCGATCCAAACACCGGAAAATTGATCATCGCCACTGGAGGAACAACACTTGTAAACATATCCGACAATCAATCCAGTCCTGATTCTAATATTGCAGCAACTCTCCAAGACACGGGTAATTTCCAGCTGAAAAACGAAACTGACAACCGGACTCTCTGGCAGAGTTTTGATTATCCAACCAACGTTCTTTTACCAGGTATGAAACTTGGGTCGGACCTTAGAACGGGAAAGAACTGGAACTTAACTTCTTGGTTGAGCAATGATATTGCTGATTTCGGTGTTTTTACTTTGAGCTGGGAACCAACTGATGAAGCATCTCAGAGATTAATGATTCGAAGACGAGGTCAACCCTACTGGACTAGTGGGAATCTAAATAATCAAACATTTCCATACATGCCAGCTTTGAATAGTCCATTTAGCAAATACCAGTACAATCTCAGTTATGTATACACTGACGAAGAGAGGTCCTTTAGTTTCCATGGAATCAATGGCGTTCAACCCATGTGGTTTTTGACTCCAGGTGGCCGAGTTCAAGATGCGGATAACTTTGCAGTTTGGACTCCTGAATTCTGTTATGGGTATGATTCGGGTGACGGGTGTGTGGCAGATTCTAATACGATTGATCAGTGTAGGGATGAGAATGATAAATTTAATTGGTTGAATGGGGATTTTGCACCTATGACGAGCAGCTCGTATGATGACAATTCAAGCCTAAGTATGAGCGATTGTATGGTGAGGTGCTGGAATGATTGTAGCTGTCTTGGGTTTACCACAAGTAGCAATGGAACTGGTTGTATTACATGGACTGGAGCTAAATCAGTCGATAACTTTTCAATCAGTCCAACAGGGAGTGCTGTATTAAAGTATGTTTTAATTTCTCCAATTCCGATAATTTCTCCGAATCCAAGTAAAG GAAATGCTAAAAACTGGATCTGGGCACCCATTGTTGCTTCCATTATTTTACTTCTCTTTTCTGCTGGTCTACTGTGGTATCTAAAGAAGAATAAGCTTAGACGAGAAG AGGAAAAGAGACAAAAGAGAGACGACGAATATTTCTTGGAGCTAATAGCTTCTGACAGCTTCAAGGATGCAAGTAATCTTGAAAGTAATGGCAGAAAAGGAAGTGACTTGATGGTGTTCAGCTTTGCTACCATAGTGACAGCCACAAACGACTTTGCAAGTGAAAATAAGCTCGGGGAGGGTGGTTTTGGACCTGTTTATAAG GGGAAACTTGGTGATGAACAGGAAATTGCAATTAAAAGGCTTTCAAGAACATCGGGACAAGGGCTTGTTGAATTCAAAAATGAACTCATTCTTATTGCCAAACTTCAACATACAAATCTTGTTCGGGTTCTAGGTTGTTGCATCCGTGGAGAAGAAAAAATGCTGATTTATGAGTACATGCCGAACAAGAGCTTGGATTTCTTTCTCTTTG ATGAAACAAGAAAGACACTGCTAGAGTGGCCGAAACGATGGAACATCATTGAAGGGGTTGCTCAAGGGTTGCTTTACTTACATAAATACTCGAGAATGCGAGTTATTCACAGGGATCTAAAAGCAAGTAATGTTTTGTTGGATGAAAGTATGAATCCCAAAATTTCTGATTTTGGTATGGCGAGAATCTTCAAACAAAATGAGACCGAAGCAATTACCAATAGGGTGGTTGGAACATA TGGTTACATGTCTCCCGAGTATGCAATGGAAGGAACTTTCTCGGTGAAATCTGATGTCTTCAGCTTTGGAGTCTTAACCTTAGAAATTGTCAGCGGAAGAAGAAATACAAGCTTCTCCTATCTTGACAAAACCGTCAATCTTATCGGATAC GCATGGGAGCTATGGCTAAAAGGGGATGCATTGGTGTTAGAGGACCCAACTCTAGCAGATTCTCATGTCATACACCAATTATTAAGGACTATACATGTGGCACTTCTCTGCGTACAAGAAAACGCGTTGGATAGACCAGAGATGTCGGACGTGATCTCTATGCTTAACAATGACACAATGTCATTACCTTTCCCAAAGCAGCCAGCATTCTTCATTGGCAGAAGTGCCTCGAAGTCAACTTCAGTTGAAAGAAAGTTAGAGGACTATTCTGTAAACGATATGACCATTACAGTAATGAAGGCTCGATAA